Proteins from a genomic interval of Candidatus Eisenbacteria bacterium:
- a CDS encoding zinc-ribbon domain-containing protein — MTVQCPHCSAGYTLPDHLLGPRGARVRCPQCGQAFIVPRDTETAKPVEATPSASQDPAVPEEDTPLSPAESDEVLGLPVLSEAPEDVAVRILDALAERAGDRLEAAKASGRLWAEHGRDLMQAWDEYRETLGPRADASLFRAALRARWDVDLGPGLPGN; from the coding sequence ATGACCGTTCAATGTCCACACTGCTCGGCCGGCTACACGCTTCCGGATCACCTGCTCGGGCCGCGCGGCGCGCGAGTCCGTTGCCCGCAGTGCGGACAAGCCTTCATCGTGCCGCGTGACACGGAGACGGCGAAGCCCGTGGAGGCGACGCCAAGCGCGTCCCAGGACCCGGCCGTTCCGGAGGAAGACACGCCGCTGTCGCCGGCCGAGTCCGACGAGGTCCTCGGACTTCCGGTGCTGAGCGAAGCGCCGGAAGACGTCGCGGTGCGCATCCTCGACGCGCTGGCCGAGCGGGCCGGCGATCGTCTCGAAGCGGCGAAGGCGTCGGGCCGGCTGTGGGCGGAGCATGGCCGCGATCTCATGCAGGCCTGGGACGAGTACCGGGAAACGCTCGGCCCTCGCGCCGACGCCTCACTGTTTCGCGCCGCGCTGCGCGCGCGCTGGGACGTGGATCTCGGTCCCGGGCTGCCGGGCAATTAG